In Haematobia irritans isolate KBUSLIRL chromosome 1, ASM5000362v1, whole genome shotgun sequence, a genomic segment contains:
- the Dcps gene encoding decapping enzyme, scavenger, protein MSEKEVGNGKQDEPQENNPSYDLRKFQLERILNNNTRSKSISLLGTFPESNEEKAIVHLEKQAFQESDVATSNGTNDIGKEGTSTSYFHRDLQVQTDFINNVYGSYQCKPPAELSGVKATVVYPATDKHIEKYTICQKYVINETPEFYKDITLPYITSSQFSLEWVYNILEHKQETERIIFEDSDPENGFILLPDLKWDGCNTENLYVLVIPHKHGLKSLRDLNASHLPLLRNIRTKATEAIEKQYGLVASQLRMYFHYQPSFYHLHIHINPLRNDAPGIFCEKSHMLDTVINNLELLPDYYEKASLPFVLYEGNKLLELYVSKIKIRKAPKRLLPEDSDDIHVKKSKVEASNDTNVVV, encoded by the exons ATGTCCGAAAAAGAAGTTGGCAATGGGAAGCAAGATGAGCCACAAGAAAACAATCCAAGCTATGACCTTAGGAAGTTTCAATTAGAAAGAATTCTAAACAATAATACGAGAAGTAAAAGTATTAGCTTATTGGGAACTTTTCCGGAATCGAATGAGGAGAAAGCTATTGTTCATTTAGAAAAACAGGCGTTCCAAGAGAGTGATGTTGCAACATCTAATGGCACTAACGATATAGGTAAAGAGGGAACATCGACATCTTACTTCCACCGTGATCTACAAGTACAAACTGATTTTATCAACAATGTTTATGGCAGCTACCAATGTAAACCACCGGCAGAACTAAGCg gTGTAAAAGCTACTGTTGTTTATCCCGCAACTGATAAACATATTGAAAAGTatacaatttgtcaaaaatatgtgaTTAACGAAACACCGGAATTTTACAAAGATATCACATTGCCGTACATAACATCTTCCCAATTCTCTTTGGAG TGGGTCTATAATATTCTGGAACATAAACAGGAAACGGAGCGCATTATTTTCGAAGATTCGGATCCCGAAAATGGTTTTATATTATTACCAGATCTAAAATGGGATGGCTGTAACACAGAGAATTTGTATGTATTAGTAATACCTCACAAACATGGCTTGAAATCTTTACGTGATCTCAATGCATCGCATTTACCTCTACTGCGTAATATTCGTACCAAAGCCACTGAGGCAATAGAGAAACAATATGGTTTGGTAGCATCGCAACTTCGTATGTACTTCCACTATCAGCCCTCGTTCTATCATCTTCATATCCATATTAATCCCCTGCGCAATGATGCACcaggaatattttgtgaaaaatcacATATGCTTGATACGGTAATCAATAATTTAGAACTTTTACCCGACTACTATGAAAAAGCCTCGCTACCATTTGTCCTCTACGAAGGTAACAAGCTGTTGGAGTTATatgtaagtaaaattaaaatacgaaaAGCTCCTAAACGTTTATTGCCGGAAGACTCCGATGACATACATGTTAAAAAATCAAAGGTCGAAGCCAGCAATGATACGAACGTAGTTGTGTAA
- the Madm gene encoding MLF1-adaptor molecule, with protein MSGNNQAQIGTNVGAGGGGGGGSAGSSGGSSQYVHNNIPQPQQHSTPPQIIATSSSSADAVNNMAADSSPRESGDDSEDESEILEESPCGRWLKRREEVDQRDIPGIDCVHLAMDTEEGVEVVWNELQYTSIQELKSQEDKMRQVFDNLLQLDHQNIVKFHRYWTDIQNPERPRVIFITEFMSSGSLKQFLKRTKRNFKRLPLEAWRRWCTQILSALNYLHSCVPPIIHGNLTCDSIFIQHNGLVKIGTVVPDAVHHSIRQQQQHKAVEHGALHFMAPEYGAVRQLTAAVDIYAFGMCALEMAALEIQNSEPNTTIHEETILRTINSLENDLQRDLIYKCLRRNRSERPKASDLLFHPLLFEVHSLKLLAAHCLIFSSSNRTMFSETVIDGMMQRYNRPEVIMAHVKFTQNEPTGENDQQQQNQSINVESPTAGGEDDTTAQSQQEVSAGGGGPRTYIREYRLCDVPSADKLEKFVEDVKYGVYPLTAFSGKKPPHFRSRAASPERADSVKSATPEPVDIESRRIVNMMCSVKKLKEGSSDILMTILLRMDDKMNRQLSCDVTESDTASDLTQELVRLGFVHIEDQDKIQALLEETLRSTFSEGGAAFGEYGAQERTFSATINEQQSTTTISGTTSNTSNNNNNSNNNNAIMMTKTLPAASNTIITTTTTNNTPSTSAVAATNMTTFNQMERNWSVADTAAASLMMRAPNPSQITSPLPPNAATATALGLASAGTVTVPMVASDPLAGHVMYVPSHDPMQQIHHPPPPQQQQHQNSLLQQHQHIDPSMVSIDVTDNTLASSGVGAAHIQYMNPVNVAVASSSPSMYTPLTNISVQPAPQTNATTTTYSSPSTTIN; from the exons ATGTCCGGTAATAATCAAGCACAGATCGGCACTAATGTCGGTGCTGGAGGTGGTGGCGGTGGGGGTAGTGCTGGTAGTAGTGGAGGCAGTTCACAATATGTACACAATAACATACCACAGCCACAGCAACACAGTACACCACCCCAGATAATAGCAACTTCTAGTTCATCAGCAGATGCAGTAAATAACATGGCAGCTGATTCATCGCCTCGCGAATCAGGCGACGACTCAGAGGATGAGAGTGAAATTCTTGAAGAGTCTCCTTGTGGGAGATGGTTGAAGCGACGGGAAGAAGTTGATCAACGGGATATACCCGGAATTGATTGTGTCCATCTGGCTATGGACACGGAGGAGGGTGTCGAAGTCGTCTGGAACGAATTGCAATATACCAGCATACAGGAACTTAAATCGCAGGAGGATAAAATGCGTCAAGTTTTTGATAACCTTTTACAACTGGATCACCAGAATATAGTAAAGTTCCATCGCTATTGGACCGACATTCAAAATCCCGAACGGCCGCGAGTGATTTTCATAACCGAATTCATGTCGTCTGGTTCTTTAAAACAGTTCCTTAAGCGCACCAAACGCAATTTCAAACGTCTCCCCCTGGAGGCCTGGCGTCGTTGGTGTACACAAATTCTTTCAGCGCTTAACTATTTGCATTCCTGCGTACCGCCCATCATCCATGGCAATCTAACCTGTGATAGCATTTTCATCCAGCACAATGGTCTTGTCAAAATTGGCACCGTTGTTCCCGATGCAGTCCATCATAGCATTCGCCAACAGCAACAGCACAAAGCCGTTGAACATGGTGCCCTACATTTTATGGCCCCCGAATATGGTGCAGTTCGTCAGCTCACAGCCGCCGTCGATATCTACGCATTTGGCATGTGTGCTCTTGAGATGGCCGCTTTAGAGATACAAAATAGTGAACCAAACACTACCATACACGAAGAGACAATattgaggaccataaatagtTTGGAAAATGATTTACAACGTGATTTAATCTACAAATGTTTGCGAAGGAATCGTTCCGAAAGGCCCAAAGCCAGTGATTTGCTATTTCATCCACTGCTATTTGAG GTGCACTCGCTAAAATTACTGGCTGCCCATTGTCTGATATTTTCATCTTCGAATCGTACAATGTTCTCTGAAACTGTCATCGATGGCATGATGCAACGTTACAATCGACCAGAGGTGATAATGGCACATGTGAAATTTACCCAAAATGAGCCTACAGGGGAAAATGATCAGCAGCAACAAAACCAATCGATAAATGTGGAATCACCTACAGCTGGTGGTGAAGATGACACTACTGCCCAATCGCAACAGGAAGTTTCAGCTGGTGGTGGGGGTCCAAGAACCTACATAAGAGAATATCGATTATGTGATGTTCCTTCGGCtgataaattggaaaaatttgtagaaGATGTTAAATACGGTGTATATCCTTTAACAGCCTTTAGCGGAAAGAAGCCACCACATTTCCGTTCGAGAGCAGCCTCACCGGAACGTGCTGATTCCGTCAAATCCGCCACTCCAGAACCTGTAGATATAGAGTCACGTCGTATTGTTAATATGATGTGtagtgtaaaaaaattaaaggagGGCAGCAGTGATATTCTGATGACCATTTTATTGCGTATGGATGACAAGATGAATAGGCAACTATCGTGCGATGTTACTGAAAGTGATACCGCATCGGATTTAACACAAGAATTAGTGCGCTTAGGTTTTGTACATATTGAAGATCAGGATAAGATACAGGCTCTATTGGAGGAGACCTTACGCAGTACCTTCTCAGAAGGTGGCGCTGCCTTTGGTGAATATGGGGCTCAGGAGCGAACATTTAGTGCTACAATAAATGAGCAACAAAGTACCACTACGATTTCCGGTACAACAAGCAATACtagcaataacaataacaatagcaacaacaacaatgccatAATGATGACAAAGACATTGCCTGCGGCAAGCAacacaataataacaacaactacCACAAATAATACACCATCAACATCAGCAGTGGCAGCAacaaatatgacaacatttaaTCAAATGGAAAGGAATTGGTCAGTGGCTGATACGGCGGCAGCTTCATTAATGATGCGTGCTCCAAATCCATCGCAAATCACTTCACCCTTACCCCCTAATGCTGCAACAGCAACGGCCTTGGGATTGGCATCGGCAGGAACAGTGACAGTACCCATGGTTGCCTCTGATCCATTGGCTGGTCATGTTATGTATGTGCCATCGCATGACCCAATGCAGCAAATCCATCATCCCCCGccaccacaacaacaacaacatcagaaCTCCCTGCTGCAGCAACATCAACACATAGATCCTTCAATGGTTTCTATAGATGTGACTGACAATACTTTAGCTTCATCTGGCGTTGGTGCCGCTCATATTCAATACATGAATCCGGTAAATGTAGCCGTCGCCAGCAGCAGTCCTTCAATGTATACACCTCTAACCAACATTTCCGTACAACCTGCTCCCCAAACCAATGCCACCACCACTACCTATTCGTCTCCCTCAACAACTATTAACTAA
- the Sym gene encoding symplekin scaffold protein: MDPILGRPQFLSETVNLFTDEKTAAARARVVEWFNELNTVSDAQTKCELLVKIQETIIGSCVELLEEFLESILSLVHDTNMDVRKQVVGFMEQICKVKVECLTQIINLISMLLRDRSPQVIKRVIQACGSIYKNGLQWICSHQELTDSAEKVWNVLSLIKAQILDLIDNDNDGIRTNAIKFLEGVVVLQSFPDEDSQKKDNDFSLENIPDNLKIVKRQKLEEEALNIFDILLRFHGATHISSVNLIACTSSLCTIAKMRPSLMSHVVEAFKHLNSNLPPTLTDSQVSSVRKSLKMQLIALLKNKGSYEYQSVIKHMLLDLGASQGEIQRTIPKMDKQEQLRRQKRILENATNNLSKKMRLGPQHDLPEEPEKSKEMVIDEEELDKQRQKSNRVNEKYIAENIRSTETAVKFVMDFLPKLPESPPEAFLREYVPIKDLSIPQQVSKISNLLGEQMTEQKIGPGSAAFTKDPPMKEKVVGSTSSEAMDVDEAGTSMDEEQLRKEEATKKLRENMERVKGEQELIERMKQKAKALKLQEVTKPFSRSMKEKFLMDAVKRVLNAERQCIIGGVSAKRRRLVTIMAATFPDNVRYYIFDFLMLDIKQRIDLAFSWLYEEYCLLQGFTRHSYVKSENRPDHAYNELLTRLVQGIIEKCEFRDKILLMRRLLLEAPLLPDDVLKIFLRQILIEEYTSHGLELLKDLCVLRPPRRAKCVRHLLQFCVHERGDIRNKALEHIVELYNTQKLLPPRINEFALEWCTHLEKEIPPASIFGVEYGRPDIETAWREESAKICLVVMLALMPHKPEIFLDKLVQIYGNTSADLKRTILRSIDGAIKSLGPENVMLLKLLEDCPKGCETLIIRIIYILTERQPTPQQELVLRVRELYANKIKDVRVLIPIMAGLTKPEIIKALPKLIKLNQVVVKEVFNRLLGIGAEFANQTMATSPADILVALHNIDVNECDLKFIVKATSMCLAEKEVFTQDVLLGVLQQLVEIVPIPTLLMRTIIQSLTLYPRLGNFVLNLLQRLIMKQVWRHKVIWEGFLKCIQRLKPSSLPVLLHLPPPQLLAALDQCPDLRQPLLEYAQSIEDEPMSGITQQIMDIITGNAVDVFITDDSGGFISIENIKKEVEEPMEISTISTVSTVPVVSTVVPAAQPAAAALLPDANQPLPPGED, from the exons ATGGATCCTATATTAGGAAGGCCACAGTTTTTGAGTGAAACTGTTAATTTATTTACCGATGAAAAGACTGCCGCTGCAAGAGCTCGA GTTGTTGAATGGTTTAATGAATTGAACACTGTCAGTGATGCTCAAACCAAATgtgaattgttggtaaaaattcAAGAGACCATAATAGGCTCTTGTGTAGAATTGCTGGAAGAGTTTTTAGAATCTATTCTGTCGTTGGTGCATGATACCAACATGGATGTGCGGAAACAAGTAGTAGGCTTTATGGAACAAATATG TAAAGTAAAAGTGGAGTGTCTGACCCAAATCATTAACTTGATTTCCATGTTACTGCGCGACCGATCACCGCAAGTTATTAAACGTGTTATACAAGCCTGTGGAAGCATATATAAAAACGGTTTACAATGGATATGTAGTCACCAAGAATTGACCGATAGTGCTGAAAAAGTTTGGAATGTTCTAAGCTTGATAAAGGCACAAATATTGGATTTAATCGATAATGACAATGATGGCATTCGTACAAACGCCATTAAATTCTTGGAAGGTGTCGTAGTACTACAAAGTTTTCCTGACGAAGATAGCCAAAAAAAGGACAATGACTTTTCATTGGAAAATATTCCGGATAATTTGAAGATAGTTAAGCGGCAAAAACTCGAAGAGGAGGCTTTAAACATTTTCGATATATTGCTAAGGTTCCATGGAGCCACTCACATATCTTCGGTGAATTTAATAGCCTGTACCAGTAGTTTATGCACCATAGCTAAAATGAGACCTAGCCTAATGTCTCATGTAGTGGAAGCGTTCAAGCATTTAAACTCTAATCTTCCCCCCACTTTGACCGATTCTCAGGTCAGTTCGGTGAGGAAAAGTTTGAAAATGCAATTGATTGCCTTGTTGAAGAATAAAGGGTCATATGAATATCAAtccgtaataaaacatatgcttTTGGATTTGGGAGCATCGCAGGGGGAAATACAGCGCACCATACCTAAAATGGATAAACAAGAACAATTGAGAAGACAAAAACGAATCTTGGAAAACGCAACCaataatttgtcgaaaaaaatgcgttTAGGACCACAACATGACCTACCAGAGGAGCCAGAAAAGTCTAAAGAAATGGTAATCGACGAAGAAGAATTGGATAAGCAACGCCAAAAATCAAACAGGGTGAACGAAAAATATATTGCTGAAAATATCAGATCTACAGAAACAGCAGTGAAATTTGTTATGGATTTTTTACCTAAACTTCCGGAAAGTCCTCCGGAAGCATTTCTGCGGGAATATGTTCCAATCAAAGATTTATCTATACCGCAACAAGTCtcgaaaatttccaatttattgGGTGAACAAATGactgagcaaaaaattggaccaGGATCGGCTGCATTTACTAAAGATCCCCCAATGAAAGAAAAAGTTGTGGGATCAACATCATCGGAGGCCATGGATGTTGACGAAGCGGGAACATCTATGGACGAGGAACAGTTGCGAAAAGAAGAAGCTACAAAAAAATTGCGTGAGAATATGGAGCGTGTTAAAGGCGAACAAGAGCTTATTGAACGCATGAAGCAAAAGGCCAAGGCGCTAAAACTACAAGAGGTCACCAAACCTTTCTCGCGATCCATGAAAGAGAAATTTCTCATGGATGCTGTAAAACGAGTCTTGAATGCAGAGCGCCAATGTATTATTGGCGGTGTTTCAGCAAAGAGAAGAAGACTGGTAACTATAATGGCCGCCACATTTCCAGATAATGTGAGGTATTATATATTCGACTTCCTAATGTTGGACATTAAGCAAAGAATAGATTTGGCTTTCTCATGGCTATACGAAGAGTATTGTTTGTTGCAAGGGTTCACCAGACATTCTTATGTGAAATCTGAAAATCGTCCAGATCATGCTTACAATGAACTGTTGACCAGACTGGTGCAGGGAATTATTGAAAAATGCGAATTtcgggataaaattttgcttatgAGGAGGCTTCTTCTTGAAGCTCCACTTTTGCCCGATgatgttctaaagatttttctaCGTCAGATATTAATAGAAGAATATACCTCGCATGGCTTGGAATTGCTTAAAGACTTGTGCGTTCTAAGACCTCCCCGAAGGGCCAAATGTGTGAGGCATTTGCTACAGTTTTGTGTCCATGAAAGAGGAGACATAAGAAACAAAGCTTTGGAGCATATTGTGGAGCTATATAATACTCAAAAACTATTGCCGCCACGTATTAATGAATTCGCTTTGGAATGGTGTACACATCTGGAAAAAGAGATACCACCTGCATCTATATTCGGAGTTGAATACGGCAGACCAGATATAGAAACAGCCTGGAGAGAAGAAAGTGCAAAGATTTGCTTAGTAGTAATGCTAGCCCTAATGCCACATAAACCAGAAATATTTCTAGATAAACTGGTACAGATCTATGGTAATACTTCCGCTGATCTGAAAAGAACGATTTTAAGGTCTATAGATGGAGCCATCAAGTCCTTGGGACCTGAAAATGTGATGCTGCTAAAACTCCTAGAGGATTGTCCCAAGGGTTGTGAGACCTTGATTATACgcattatttatatattgaccGAAAGACAACCTACACCACAACAGGAATTGGTCTTAAGGGTACGTGAACTCTATGCGAATAAAATCAAAGATGTACGTGTTCTAATACCCATAATGGCCGGTCTAACTAAACCCGAGATAATAAAAGCTTTGCCCAAATTAATAAAACTCAATCAAGTTGTGGTGAAAGAGGTTTTTAATCGTTTGTTGGGTATAGGTGCGGAATTTGCGAATCAAACAATGGCCACTAGTCCTGCCGATATTTTGGTAGCTCTACACAATATCGATGTGAATGAatgtgatttgaaatttattgtaAAGGCTACATCGATGTGTTTGGCTGAAAAAGAAGTCTTCACCCAAGACGTGTTGTTAGGTGTGCTACAACAGCTGGTGGAGATTGTACCCATTCCTACCTTGCTTATGCGTACAATTATTCAAAGTTTAACTTTGTATCCTCGTTTgggtaattttgttttaaatctaCTGCAAAGACTTATAATGAAGCAAGTATGGCGTCATAAGGTCATATGGGAAGGTTTTTTGAAGTGTATACAAAGATTGAAGCCTTCATCATTACCGGTTTTGTTACACTTACCACCACCTCAATTGCTTGCGGCCTTAGACCAATGTCCCGATTTGAGGCAGCCTTTGTTAGAATATGCCCAAagtattgaagatgaaccaatgTCGGGTATAACACAACAAATTATGGACATTATAACCGGAAACGCCGTGGATGTTTTCATAACG GATGACAGCGGtggttttatatccatagagaaTATCAAAAAAGAAGTGGAGGAACCCATGGAAATATCTACCATTTCCACCGTTTC
- the Sec8 gene encoding exocyst complex component secretory 8: MENPPLKPPRRGVKYGKDEAGCGLIVNVIKSLGLSETNEERQKEKLKIEKEFKKSDQRLNDLVSKHDQQLSQVIPLFTKVSSEINSSREKIHTVKENLNACKRLLQCRREELKKMWTDVVQHKHVLAMLEQINDLRKVPQSVVSFTSKRQYLHASKVLTDALTLINGPLKDVEGLADIRSDLMGRRQHLYQRLHEELVTQIYQNSAQDVISYFHRSNSNRLNQGFSRNITARRSTDRIEANARIRKALQEMAQGVDLTKTEIIEDADLLDPELSMTYFIAIIVECFGMLGKVPDSIEKLRVGIQTELLEVVRNTTRQLIDSPLITNESYPLLTLLDVIFKQFKAIARTHGSVLKNYLAVVQKYQVVGPQHYNLTDFWSQAQSVMQLLLTDYLDIQNASADDASQSSFSEPTNNINAYFLRRKVPSAKMSIFKFDKSSTKTSLNSSEGPKEHRRNISDASVDNLNASLNASGGKGGVANYNLPYEKQREKLLICTPDQTVITKVYLPLMGYIQEIESFMKCKPGQPCSLHDFIDNYIKDTFLSKGHNSHLKLTIETLSKNQDVWRTIITPEEMTALNLTRPILQSTARVERCLAETKTLIHDLPCYSEELLKTVCAVLKDYRGICNDAYLGIVQPDAEDRRIYSVTWLNDEDISRFLKTLPNWTDLKNSSQRPKHGKRLQRSNFDASEEESPLQVQQRNIREAEMLTSNLGEGGISQQEILGDVGVLKELAILQESMEWFSGRISEFANELRRPLVNGINAVTPDCASYVAVKDGTIKVLTNLALEFDELANTCLLVLHLEVRVQCFHYLRSKPQKTRADNFIDSKDDILEPDRQVQILTKRLSDMDEAFSTTLHPRKTRYIFEGLAHLAALILIQFSNYIEQIDEITIQRICRNALALQQTLSNITGSREVALDHAKQFYELLCMEPDVILTTLVEQGLQFSEMQYLNALQLSCKTRGITDSNTLANYQQKLSDILGAKPSTGIVV; this comes from the exons ATGGAGAACCCACCATTGAAACCACCTAGAAGAGGCGTTAAATATGGAAAAGATGAG GCAGGTTGTGGTCTTATTGTCAATGTGATCAAATCCTTGGGTCTGAGTGAGACCAATGAAGAAAGGcagaaagaaaaactaaaaatcgaaaaggaaTTCAAAAAGTCGGATCAACGTTTGAATGATTTGGTTTCCAAACATGATCAACAGTTATCACAGGTTATACCACTCTTCACGAAGGTGTCTTCAGAAATCAATAGCAGCAGGGAGAAAATACACACGGTTAAAGAAAATCTGAATGCCTGTAAACGATTGCTGCAATGTCGCCGAGAAGAGCTGAAGAAAATGTGGACGGATGTTGTACAGCACAAACATGTGCTGGCTATGCTAGAGCAAAT CAATGATTTACGCAAAGTGCCTCAAAGTGTTGTCAGTTTTACTTCTAAACGCCAGTATTTACATGCCAGTAAGGTGTTAACAGACGCCTTAACCCTTATCAACGGCCCACTCAAAGATGTAGAGGGATTAGCTGATATACGCAGTGACTTAATGGGTCGAAGGCAGCACCTGTACCAGCGACTCCATGAAGAATTAGTAAcacaaatctatcaaaattcTGCGCAAGATGTTATATCATATTTTcatcgttcaaattcaaatcgTCTTAATCAAGGCTTCTCAAGGAACATAACAGCAAGGCGTTCCACAGATCGCATAGAAGCAAATGCCCGGATTCGAAAAGCCCTACAAGAGATGGCTCAAGGAGTAGATTTAACTAAGACCGAAATAATTGAGGATGCCGATTTATTGGACCCCGAACTTAGCATGACATATTTCATAGCCATAATTGTTGAATGCTTTGGAATGTTGGGCAAGGTTCCCGATTCCATAGAAAAGCTAAGAGTCGGTATACAAACTGAATTGTTGGAAGTTGTGCGCAATACTACTCGTCAATTGATCGATTCACCTTTAATAACCAATGAAAGCTATCCCCTTTTGACCCTACTGGATGTGATCTTCAAGCAATTTAAGGCCATTGCACGTACACATGGCTCCGTACTGAAGAACTATTTGGCTGTGGTACAAAAATATCAAGTAGTGGGACCTCAGCATTATAATTTAACTGATTTTTGGTCACAAGCTCAATCGGTG ATGCAATTACTTCTAACCGATTATTTAGATATACAAAATGCTTCCGCAGATGATGCTTCGCAATCCTCATTCTCAGAGCCAACTAATAATATAAATGCATATTTCCTTAGGCGCAAAGTTCCAAG TGCAAAAATGTCGATattcaaatttgacaaatcCTCAACGAAAACTTCATTGAATAGCTCAGAAGGGCCCAAAGAACATCGTCGCAATATCTCTGATGCCTCCGTTGATAATTTAAATGCAAGCTTGAATGCTAGTGGTGGTAAAGGAGGTGTGGCCAACTATAATcttccatatgaaaaacaaagaGAGAAACTCCTAATTTGTACACCAGATCAGACGGTTATAACTAAAGTCTATTTACCGCTAATGGGATACATACAGGAAATCGAAAGCTTTATGAAATGCAAACCGGG ACAACCCTGTAGCCTCCATGACTTTATTGATAACTATATTAAGGATACTTTCTTATCAAAAGGCCATAATTCTCATTTGAAATTAACCATTGAAACATTATCGAAAAATCAAGATGTTTGGCGTACCATTATAACACCCGAAGAGATGACGGCATTGAATCTAACACGTCCCATTTTACAATCGACAGCTCGTGTGGAGCGATGTTTGGcggaaacaaaaactttaatacACGATCTGCCGTGTTATTCGGAAGAGTTATTGAAAACTGTATGTGCTGTTCTCAAAGATTACCGTGGAATATGTAATGATGCCTATTTGGGTATTGTACAACCGGATGCCGAAGATAGACGTATCTACAGTGTAACATGGCTTAATGATGAAGATATCAGTAGATTTTTAAA GACTTTGCCCAATTGGACGGATTtaaaaaattccagccaaaggcCAAAACATGGAAAACGTTTACAACGAAGCAACTTTGATGCATCCGAAGAGGAGAGTCCCTTGCAAGTGCAACAACGTAACATAAGAGAAGCTGAAATGTTGACCAGTAATTTAGGTGAAGGTGGAATATCTCAACAAGAAATCCTAGGTGATGTAGGTGTTCTCAAAGAATTGGCAATTCTTCAAGAAAGTATGGAATGGTTTTCGGGAAGAATTTCCGAATTTGCCAATGAACTAAGAAGGCCATTGGTGAACGGAATAAATGCAGTAACTCCCGATTGTGCATCATATGTTGCCGTTAAGGATGGTACAATAAAAGTATTAACAAATTTGGCTTTGGAATTTGATGAATTAGCCAATACATGCTTACTAGTTTTGCACTTGGAG GTACGAGTGCAATGTTTCCATTACTTACGCTCAAAACCCCAAAAGACCAGAGCGGATAATTTTATAGATTCTAAGGATGATATTCTTGAGCCAGATAGACAAgttcaaattttaaccaaacgtTTATCGGATATGGATGAAGCTTTTAGCACAACTTTACATCCCAGAAAAACGAGG tacATCTTTGAGGGTTTGGCCCATTTGGCTGCCTTAATTCTCATTCAGTTCTCCAACTATATAGAACAAATTGATGAAATCACCATACAACGTATTTGTCGTAATGCCTTGGCTTTGCAACAAACCCTAAGTAATATAACCGGATCACGAGAAGTGGCCCTAGATCATGCAAAACAATTTTACGAATTACTATGCATGGAACCTGAT GTTATACTCACAACCCTTGTGGAACAAGGTTTACAATTTTCGGAAATGCAATATTTGAATGCATTGCAATTATCGTGTAAAACACGTGGCATTACAGATTCAAATACCTTGGCAAATTATCAACAAAAATTATCTGATATTTTGGGAGCAAAGCCTTCAACTGGTATTGTGGTGTAA